The following are encoded in a window of Corynebacterium argentoratense DSM 44202 genomic DNA:
- the aroB gene encoding 3-dehydroquinate synthase, producing MSIVNVSSASPYEVVIEHGLAPRIAECAAKAPGATKVAIIHQPGGATDLLFRLKAAIEQCGLECHMLPIPDAEAAKTVSTCATLWDALGAANFGRRDVIIGFGGGAATDLAGFVAATWMRGIKVIQVPTTLLAMVDAAVGGKTGINTAAGKNLVGSFHEPYAVFIDLDAIATLPKEELVAGSAEIIKTGFIADPVILERYETDPQACLRVDGYLPELIERSVAVKASVVASDLKESGLREILNYGHTFGHAVELREQFQWRHGRAVAVGMMFVANLAHGRGLIDDALLQRHRTLLQGIGLPTTYEQGCFDELLNAMGRDKKNRDGHIRFVALTDVGETTRIEDANLDELRNAYAALAD from the coding sequence ATGTCGATCGTTAACGTTAGCTCCGCTTCGCCCTACGAGGTTGTTATTGAGCATGGCCTGGCTCCGCGCATCGCTGAATGTGCTGCCAAGGCACCGGGTGCAACCAAGGTGGCTATTATTCATCAGCCGGGGGGAGCTACCGATCTATTGTTCCGTCTAAAGGCTGCGATTGAACAGTGCGGCTTGGAATGCCATATGCTGCCAATCCCCGACGCAGAGGCTGCGAAGACCGTCAGCACGTGCGCAACCCTGTGGGACGCTTTGGGTGCTGCAAACTTTGGGCGACGCGACGTCATTATTGGTTTCGGTGGGGGAGCAGCCACAGACCTTGCTGGTTTCGTCGCTGCAACCTGGATGCGTGGAATCAAGGTGATCCAGGTCCCGACCACGCTGCTTGCAATGGTTGACGCCGCGGTCGGCGGCAAGACAGGAATCAACACTGCGGCAGGTAAAAACCTGGTCGGCTCCTTCCACGAACCCTATGCGGTGTTCATTGACCTGGATGCTATTGCAACCCTCCCGAAGGAAGAACTCGTTGCTGGTTCGGCGGAGATTATCAAGACCGGTTTCATCGCTGACCCCGTGATCCTGGAACGCTACGAAACCGATCCGCAGGCCTGCTTGCGTGTTGACGGCTACCTGCCAGAACTGATTGAGCGCAGTGTGGCGGTCAAGGCCAGTGTTGTGGCGAGCGACCTGAAGGAATCGGGCCTTCGGGAAATCCTGAACTATGGCCACACGTTTGGGCACGCTGTCGAACTGCGCGAACAGTTCCAATGGCGTCACGGTCGTGCTGTCGCCGTAGGCATGATGTTTGTGGCCAACCTTGCGCATGGCCGCGGCTTGATCGACGACGCTTTGCTGCAGCGACACCGAACACTGCTCCAGGGGATAGGGCTGCCCACCACCTACGAGCAAGGCTGCTTCGATGAGCTACTAAACGCAATGGGACGTGATAAGAAGAACCGCGATGGACACATCCGTTTCGTTGCACTGACCGATGTCGGCGAAACCACCCGCATTGAGGACGCCAACCTCGACGAACTTCGCAACGCTTACGCGGCCTTAGCCGACTGA
- the aroQ gene encoding type II 3-dehydroquinate dehydratase translates to MLIYVLNGPNLDRLGKRQPDIYGTTTLEDVLEGMQQRAEELGAELVCVQSNHEGVLIDAVHEAADKQAAVIINPGGFTHTSVALRDALAEIADGQGFVEVHISNVHAREPFRHHSYLSPIARAVIAGCGTQGYELALRYLCADAN, encoded by the coding sequence ATGCTGATTTACGTACTCAATGGACCAAACCTCGACCGGTTGGGCAAGCGCCAGCCGGACATCTACGGCACCACCACCCTTGAGGACGTCCTCGAGGGGATGCAGCAGCGCGCCGAAGAGCTTGGCGCGGAGCTCGTCTGCGTGCAAAGCAATCACGAGGGCGTCTTGATCGACGCCGTGCATGAGGCTGCCGACAAGCAGGCTGCGGTGATCATCAACCCCGGCGGCTTTACACACACGTCGGTCGCGCTGCGGGATGCGCTGGCGGAGATCGCTGACGGTCAGGGTTTTGTGGAGGTGCATATCTCCAATGTGCACGCCCGCGAACCCTTCCGCCACCACAGTTACCTGAGCCCGATCGCCCGCGCAGTGATCGCTGGATGCGGCACCCAGGGATATGAGTTAGCATTGCGTTACTTATGTGCCGACGCTAACTAG
- a CDS encoding shikimate kinase: MPKPIVVLVGMPGSGKTTIGRRLATALNVACVDSDVLIERRFSSPCSEVFSSLGEEKFREVEAEVIAEALTMGGVLSLGGGAVLTERTRELLLDHDVAWIDVSVEEGVRRTANDTSRPVLAADDPEARYRMLHEQRRPLYSSVSGYRVRTDGKRPQAIVADILAHLDAVKDSQKDSVKDGHVDR, translated from the coding sequence ATGCCTAAACCTATAGTGGTGTTGGTCGGCATGCCGGGTTCTGGCAAGACGACTATTGGTCGTCGTTTGGCCACCGCGCTTAATGTCGCCTGTGTTGATTCTGATGTGTTGATCGAGCGGCGTTTTTCCTCCCCCTGCTCCGAGGTTTTTAGTTCTTTGGGCGAGGAGAAATTCCGTGAGGTCGAAGCAGAAGTTATCGCTGAGGCCCTGACGATGGGCGGTGTGTTGTCCTTAGGCGGCGGGGCGGTGCTTACTGAACGCACCCGTGAATTGTTGTTGGATCATGACGTCGCGTGGATTGATGTCAGCGTGGAGGAAGGCGTGCGCCGTACAGCCAACGACACTTCCCGTCCGGTCTTGGCGGCCGATGATCCTGAGGCTCGCTACCGGATGCTCCACGAACAGCGTCGTCCCTTGTATTCCTCCGTTTCGGGTTACCGCGTGCGCACTGATGGCAAGCGGCCCCAGGCAATTGTTGCCGATATTCTTGCGCATCTTGACGCAGTGAAAGACTCACAAAAGGATTCAGTAAAGGACGGCCATGTCGATCGTTAA
- the efp gene encoding elongation factor P, protein MATTADFKNGLVLKIDNKLQQIIEFQHVKPGKGPAFVRTKLKDVVSGKVTDKTFNAGVKVETATVDRRDMQYLYNDGTSFVVMDTKTYEQIELAPHLFGDAGRFLLEETTVQVSFHEGEPLFAELPISVELKVEHTDPGLQGDRSTGGTKPATLETGAEIQVPLFIETGNVLKVDTRTGEYLSRVNN, encoded by the coding sequence GTGGCAACCACCGCCGACTTCAAAAACGGTCTCGTGCTTAAGATCGACAACAAGCTTCAGCAGATCATCGAATTCCAGCATGTCAAGCCGGGTAAAGGTCCCGCTTTCGTGCGCACCAAGCTCAAGGACGTTGTCTCCGGCAAGGTGACCGACAAGACCTTCAATGCTGGTGTGAAGGTAGAGACCGCAACGGTTGACCGCCGCGACATGCAGTACCTCTACAACGATGGCACCAGCTTCGTCGTCATGGACACCAAGACCTACGAGCAGATCGAACTAGCACCCCACCTCTTCGGTGACGCCGGCCGATTCCTCCTCGAAGAGACCACCGTCCAGGTTTCCTTCCACGAAGGTGAACCCCTTTTCGCTGAGCTCCCGATCTCCGTCGAGCTCAAGGTCGAACACACCGACCCCGGCCTGCAGGGTGACCGCTCGACTGGCGGTACCAAGCCCGCTACCCTCGAGACCGGTGCAGAGATTCAGGTTCCGCTGTTCATCGAAACCGGCAACGTTTTGAAGGTTGACACCCGCACGGGTGAGTACCTCTCCCGCGTGAACAACTAA
- a CDS encoding aminopeptidase P family protein, producing the protein MDPTMTMLADTRFSNRRRALAAQLAALRIDTVLVTHLKHVRYLSNFSGSNGAVLLNKDLSATIATDGRYLTQIEEEVPDLEKVIATKAVDLELLSRITGPRRVAFEADFVSVKQLEALQEAAPEDITLVPISGVIEEIRLRKDPLELERLRGVAALASQAFEDMLAAGEVAAGRSERQVAADLEYRMRVLGAEHPSFDTIVASGPNSAKPHHGAGDRILEQGDLVTIDFGAHDRGFNSDMTRTLAIGQPDPFLKEIYDVVLAAQLAGVEASTPGTPLTDVDAAARDVINDAGYGEYFVHSTGHGIGLDVHEAPYASNRKGTSELEPGMTLTIEPGIYVPGRGGVRIEDTLIIREGAPEIITKVGKELRIV; encoded by the coding sequence ATGGACCCCACGATGACGATGCTTGCAGACACCCGCTTTTCCAACCGCAGGCGTGCCCTCGCCGCGCAATTGGCTGCGTTACGGATCGACACAGTGCTGGTGACGCACCTCAAACACGTTCGCTACCTGTCTAACTTCAGCGGTTCCAATGGGGCCGTGCTGCTCAACAAAGACCTCTCCGCAACAATCGCGACCGATGGCCGCTACCTGACCCAGATCGAAGAAGAGGTTCCAGACCTCGAAAAAGTCATCGCAACCAAGGCTGTTGACCTGGAATTGCTCAGCAGGATCACCGGGCCGCGTAGGGTCGCATTCGAGGCAGATTTCGTCAGCGTCAAACAACTCGAGGCACTACAAGAGGCTGCACCCGAGGACATCACACTGGTCCCGATTTCCGGTGTCATCGAAGAAATCCGCCTGCGCAAAGATCCCTTGGAGCTAGAGCGCCTGCGGGGTGTCGCAGCACTCGCATCTCAGGCTTTCGAAGACATGTTGGCCGCTGGCGAAGTAGCTGCGGGCCGTAGCGAACGCCAGGTAGCTGCCGACCTCGAGTACCGGATGCGAGTACTCGGTGCCGAGCACCCTAGTTTCGACACCATCGTCGCCTCGGGACCTAACTCCGCCAAGCCCCACCACGGGGCGGGCGACCGAATCCTGGAACAAGGCGACCTTGTCACAATCGACTTCGGCGCACACGATCGCGGTTTCAACTCGGATATGACTCGCACCCTTGCTATCGGCCAACCCGACCCATTCCTGAAGGAAATTTATGACGTCGTGCTGGCCGCTCAGCTTGCCGGCGTTGAGGCGTCCACTCCCGGAACGCCGCTGACGGACGTTGACGCGGCAGCCCGCGACGTCATCAATGATGCAGGTTATGGCGAGTATTTCGTGCACTCCACCGGACATGGCATTGGGCTGGACGTACACGAAGCGCCCTATGCTTCGAACCGCAAAGGTACCAGCGAGCTCGAACCAGGTATGACGCTGACCATCGAACCCGGGATTTACGTGCCCGGCCGCGGGGGAGTCCGCATTGAGGACACCCTGATCATTCGGGAAGGTGCACCGGAAATCATCACGAAAGTCGGCAAAGAGCTGCGCATCGTGTAG